The nucleotide sequence TCTTCGTGGGCAACGGCTCCGACGAGATCTTCACCCTCCTCTTCCGGGGATTCATCGACCCCGAGGGCCTGGCGGCCTTCGCCTATCCGTCCTACGCCCTCTATTCCACCCTGGCGCAGATGAACGGAATCAAGTATGAAACGGTCCCGCTGAACAAGGACTTCTCCTACAACCTCGGGGCTTTTTTAAAGAAAAAATACAATCTCGTCATCATCGCCAACCCGAACAACCCCACCGGCACCTACGTGGAGGTGGAGGAGATCGCGTCGTTCCTCCAGAAATTCAAGGGGCTCCTGGTGGTGGACGAGGCCTATGTCGACTTCTACGGCGGCTCAGCCGCGGGCCTCACGGACGAATTCGACAACCTCATCGTGACGCAATCAATGTCCAAATCCTACTCTTTGGCGGGGCTCCGCATCGGCTTCGCGGTGGCGTCCCTGGACATCATCCGGGGCCTCATGAAGATCAAGGACTCCTACAACGTGGACCTGCTGGCCACAGCCGGGGCAGTGGCCGCCCTGAAGGACAAGCGCGGCTTCAACTACAACATCGAGATGGTGGTGAGCAACAAGGAGTACCTAGAGGAGAGCCTGACGGCGTTGGGCTTCGAGATAATCCCCTCCCGGGCCAACTTCATCTTTGTCAGGCACCCGAAGATCAAGTCATCGGACCTGTACCAGAAGCTGAAGGACAAAAAGATCCTCGTCAGGCACTACACCGGCCCGGTGCAGTCAGAGTACATCCGCATCAGTGTGGGCACCATGATGGAGAACAAGGCGGTGATAAAGGAGCTTTCGGTTATAACAGGTCAATAGGCCGGTTGACAAACCGTCTCTTCACATCAAATCCGCGCTTACCGGTATGACAAAGTAATCAATCTCAACAAACAAACCCAAATGATCAGAGATTGAATTTCAACAATACGCTCGTTCCCAGATTCTGTTCGATAAGAAGTGTACCTTTTATCTGTTTGGCCAGCACATTGATCAACCTGAATCCCATGCTTTTTGCCTGATCCAGCGCGGCGCCCTCCGGCAAGCCGACGCCATTGTCGGATACGCCGAGATTGATCCGGCCATCCTCCATCCTGAGCCTGATACCTATTTCTCCGCTCATACCGCCGGGAAAGGCATATTTGACCGCATTGGTAATGAGCTCATTCAGGATAAGCCCGAGGGGCACCGCACGCTTAATATCGAGTTTGACTTCATCGAGATTCATTGAAAGCCGAATAGTCCCTTTATTCATGGCATAGGATTCGGCAATCATGTTCACCAGGTCCCTGATGTAGTCGGACAGATCAATTCTATCAAGGTCATCCGACTGGACCAGCTTATCGTATATGGCCGACATCGCGTCGATGCGGGAACGCGCGTCATGAAAAATCCGCCGGCTGTCCTCATCGGGTAATCTATCAACCTCGAGATTGAGCAGACTGGCGATGACATTCATATTGTTCTTCACCCGGTGCTGGAGCTCCTTCATCAGGACTTCTTTTTGCCTGAGGGATTTTTCCAGTTCATTTTCGATCCTTTTGAGTTCCGATATGTCCTTGGATACGCCCATGAACCCGATGAGCCGTCCTTCCGGGTCCCGTAATACGTTGACGGTATTATCAACCCATACCGTGGAGCCGTTCTTGTGGTATTCCTCGAGAATGATGCGGGTGTTGGGGTTCAACCCCCGCTCGACATCGGGCATCTTATGTTCGTACAGTTCATAAATCACTT is from Spirochaetota bacterium and encodes:
- a CDS encoding histidinol-phosphate transaminase, whose product is MAKGNEMRYWNTRLKNAAEYIPGEQPQGLDEFIKLNTNENPFPPSKTVLEAIRSAANDSLKRYPDPTARAIREAFASAKGVDAENVFVGNGSDEIFTLLFRGFIDPEGLAAFAYPSYALYSTLAQMNGIKYETVPLNKDFSYNLGAFLKKKYNLVIIANPNNPTGTYVEVEEIASFLQKFKGLLVVDEAYVDFYGGSAAGLTDEFDNLIVTQSMSKSYSLAGLRIGFAVASLDIIRGLMKIKDSYNVDLLATAGAVAALKDKRGFNYNIEMVVSNKEYLEESLTALGFEIIPSRANFIFVRHPKIKSSDLYQKLKDKKILVRHYTGPVQSEYIRISVGTMMENKAVIKELSVITGQ